Proteins encoded by one window of Marixanthomonas sp. SCSIO 43207:
- a CDS encoding curli production assembly/transport protein CsgE has protein sequence MVLFSIEAFSQYYNKDVEAKIEVVTNTEFIEITGTAQNKTSIDQSLRYELSVFRNSATNKSNNKQSGRFVLKAGEKKDLSQTTINAKSNDEVIILLLIYDIKNNLIGKHRIVFNDKEPDKKIVIEEEVEEQPNNETASENPDGDVYRSSYGIKLKGIIVEETKTKPGRDFFRMFSTRYNYYKINGEKIVTVSEVLALGINTKIEVKVGDEVVLEFFLSPRADYLKAMADQAINVVNRYFINLRNDKEIVKRY, from the coding sequence ATGGTACTATTTTCAATTGAAGCCTTCTCGCAATATTACAATAAAGACGTAGAGGCTAAAATTGAAGTAGTGACCAATACTGAGTTTATTGAAATAACTGGTACAGCACAAAATAAAACTAGTATAGATCAAAGCTTACGCTATGAGCTTTCAGTATTTAGAAATAGTGCAACCAATAAATCAAACAACAAACAATCTGGTAGGTTTGTATTAAAAGCAGGTGAAAAAAAAGATCTTTCTCAAACTACGATCAATGCCAAGTCAAATGACGAAGTAATTATTTTACTACTCATTTATGATATAAAAAATAACTTAATCGGTAAACATAGAATTGTGTTTAACGATAAAGAACCAGACAAAAAAATAGTTATAGAGGAAGAAGTTGAAGAACAGCCAAATAATGAAACTGCATCTGAAAATCCAGATGGAGATGTATATAGATCAAGTTACGGAATAAAACTCAAAGGGATCATTGTTGAAGAAACAAAAACAAAACCCGGGCGCGACTTTTTCAGAATGTTTTCAACTCGCTACAACTATTATAAAATTAATGGTGAAAAAATAGTGACGGTAAGTGAAGTACTTGCGTTAGGGATTAATACAAAAATAGAAGTAAAAGTTGGTGATGAAGTAGTTCTAGAATTCTTTTTGAGCCCTAGAGCAGATTATTTGAAAGCTATGGCAGATCAAGCCATAAACGTAGTTAATAGATATTTTATTAACTTACGTAATGATAAAGAAATTGTTAAACGATATTAA
- a CDS encoding Crp/Fnr family transcriptional regulator: MIEELNKHYGYQFEPALIEEINRVATYLEVPEGKDLIKPGQYIKSMPLLLKGSIKVMRPDNDGEELLLYHLDEGDTCAMTMTCCVDNTKSEIHAVSETPSTLLMIPINKIEEWSSKYKTWRNYVFNSYHARMMELLESIDNIAFNNMDHRLENYLNNKVSILNSKHIYTTHKEIASDLHTSRVVISRLLKKMENNKKIKLHRSFIEVL; encoded by the coding sequence ATGATTGAAGAACTTAATAAACACTACGGTTATCAATTTGAGCCAGCTCTTATAGAAGAAATAAACCGAGTGGCCACTTATCTTGAAGTACCCGAAGGAAAAGACTTGATAAAACCAGGGCAGTATATTAAATCAATGCCATTATTATTAAAAGGAAGCATAAAAGTAATGCGCCCTGATAACGATGGTGAGGAGCTACTATTGTATCATCTAGACGAAGGTGATACCTGTGCAATGACAATGACCTGCTGTGTTGATAATACAAAAAGCGAAATTCATGCGGTAAGTGAAACCCCTTCTACGTTGCTTATGATTCCTATAAACAAAATAGAAGAATGGTCTTCAAAATATAAAACGTGGCGCAATTATGTTTTTAATAGTTACCACGCTAGAATGATGGAACTTTTAGAAAGTATCGATAATATTGCTTTTAACAATATGGATCACCGTTTGGAAAACTATTTAAACAATAAGGTTTCCATTTTAAATAGTAAACACATTTACACCACCCATAAAGAGATTGCTTCAGACCTTCATACAAGTAGAGTGGTAATTTCTAGGCTACTTAAGAAAATGGAAAACAATAAAAAGATTAAATTGCACCGAAGTTTTATTGAAGTCTTGTAA
- a CDS encoding adenine phosphoribosyltransferase: MDIEKYIREVPDFPKTGVNFKDITPLLANAEATSFCLQQLLLLTERQPINKVVGIESRGFLFATLLAKELDAGFVPIRKAGKLPHDTLKQPYALEYGMDALEIHEDAIQKGDKVLLHDDILATGGTARAACQLIEKLGGEIVQCNFLIELEFLKGINKLKSYEVRSLLSY, translated from the coding sequence ATGGATATAGAAAAATACATTCGAGAGGTGCCTGATTTTCCAAAAACAGGTGTTAATTTTAAAGACATAACTCCACTATTGGCAAATGCTGAAGCGACTTCGTTCTGCTTGCAGCAATTGCTTTTATTAACAGAACGACAGCCTATAAATAAAGTAGTGGGTATTGAATCACGCGGATTTTTATTTGCAACACTCTTGGCAAAAGAGCTAGATGCCGGTTTTGTGCCTATACGAAAAGCCGGAAAACTTCCTCACGATACATTAAAACAACCCTACGCGCTAGAATATGGAATGGATGCGCTTGAAATTCATGAAGATGCCATTCAAAAAGGAGATAAAGTATTACTTCATGATGATATATTGGCCACAGGAGGTACTGCTAGAGCGGCATGTCAATTGATTGAAAAATTAGGCGGTGAGATTGTGCAATGTAACTTTTTAATTGAACTAGAATTTTTAAAAGGAATCAATAAGTTAAAGTCGTATGAAGTGCGGTCATTGCTTAGTTATTGA
- a CDS encoding SsrA-binding protein yields the protein MKKKFFKTLAKLNKKLLPSFTKKGVDLSKASKVQLAIFGYKLWVTKNAVNQ from the coding sequence ATGAAAAAGAAGTTTTTTAAAACACTTGCTAAGCTAAATAAAAAGCTACTACCCAGCTTTACCAAAAAAGGTGTGGATTTATCTAAGGCTTCAAAAGTACAATTAGCAATTTTTGGTTATAAACTTTGGGTTACTAAAAATGCGGTTAATCAATAA
- a CDS encoding M56 family metallopeptidase: protein MEAFSIYVIKSAAVLVLFFSVYWIFLKKDTNFKTNRYFLLIGVVCSILVPFLEITNIVYLPTPTQENYAFSESIPLQTATDIKPIDWWSFLGITYIIVILFFLVRFFKKVTSLVLLLKSKTIKKQHGFKYVIVSENISPFSFLTYIVYNPNLHSQEDLDIILKHERVHARQWHSIDIVLAQLLTVFQWFNPIAWLYQKSISENLEYLADQETASVVSSKKAYQLALVQASSSYAAPALTTNFYQSFIKKRIVMLNKNSSNKSNSLKAFAVVPLLALFLWSFNTHDIIEYTPAVEKAASENVTPASEKTPFENTSELPSEKETIPTKTNQTTATPSNSVLKKQVLVQDSAQAFQIRITKNTTIEELKKYKRMLKEKHNATFNYRNVNFNSKGEITSISISYSDARGNNNNYSVNSSEPISDFILSVSENGTISSRTVMTEDQKARRDKILAEKDAMLAKREVEIEKRREQMEKRREEVETKMEERRASHEERMERQRTRMKNRSDAMKERVEIIRSRENDSTRFIIKNNGSENRKVEIIASEKSNSSDNPIYIVDGKEITEQDVKKIKPETIKKINVLKGKKAIKEYGGKAINGVIEITTKQ, encoded by the coding sequence ATGGAAGCGTTTAGTATCTATGTCATTAAATCTGCCGCCGTGTTGGTTCTGTTTTTTAGCGTCTATTGGATTTTTCTCAAAAAGGACACCAACTTTAAAACCAATCGATATTTTTTATTGATAGGAGTAGTTTGTTCTATTTTGGTTCCTTTTCTTGAAATCACCAACATCGTTTATTTACCTACTCCAACACAAGAAAACTATGCATTTTCAGAAAGCATCCCGTTGCAAACAGCAACAGACATCAAGCCAATTGATTGGTGGAGCTTTCTAGGTATCACCTACATTATAGTAATCCTTTTCTTTCTAGTTAGATTTTTCAAAAAAGTAACTTCACTTGTTCTACTTCTGAAAAGTAAAACTATAAAAAAGCAACATGGGTTTAAATATGTTATCGTGTCTGAAAACATAAGTCCTTTTTCTTTCCTTACTTACATTGTTTACAATCCAAATTTACACTCCCAAGAAGATCTAGATATTATTTTAAAACACGAGCGAGTTCATGCTAGGCAATGGCATTCTATAGACATCGTACTAGCACAGCTTCTTACTGTTTTTCAATGGTTTAATCCTATTGCTTGGTTGTATCAAAAAAGTATTTCTGAAAATTTAGAATATTTGGCAGATCAAGAAACTGCTTCGGTTGTTTCATCAAAAAAAGCATACCAATTGGCATTGGTGCAAGCTTCGTCAAGTTATGCTGCACCGGCACTAACTACTAATTTTTATCAATCATTCATCAAAAAACGAATCGTTATGTTAAACAAAAACAGTTCAAACAAATCAAATTCTTTAAAGGCTTTTGCCGTAGTACCGTTATTAGCCCTCTTTTTATGGAGTTTTAATACTCACGATATAATTGAATACACGCCGGCAGTTGAAAAAGCAGCTTCTGAAAACGTGACACCTGCTTCAGAAAAAACACCTTTTGAAAATACTTCTGAACTTCCTTCAGAAAAGGAGACAATACCTACCAAAACCAATCAAACTACTGCGACACCTTCAAATTCAGTACTTAAAAAACAAGTGCTGGTTCAGGATTCGGCACAAGCTTTTCAAATTAGAATTACCAAAAACACAACAATCGAAGAGCTTAAAAAGTACAAACGTATGTTAAAAGAAAAACACAATGCCACATTTAATTACCGCAATGTGAATTTTAACAGCAAAGGTGAAATTACCAGTATTTCTATTTCATATAGTGATGCCCGTGGAAACAACAATAATTATAGTGTAAACAGTAGTGAGCCTATCAGCGATTTTATTCTTTCGGTTTCAGAAAATGGAACTATTAGCTCAAGAACTGTAATGACAGAGGATCAAAAAGCACGACGTGATAAAATTCTGGCAGAAAAAGATGCTATGCTTGCAAAAAGAGAGGTTGAAATAGAAAAGCGTCGTGAACAAATGGAAAAACGCCGTGAAGAAGTTGAAACGAAAATGGAAGAAAGAAGAGCTTCTCATGAAGAACGAATGGAAAGACAGAGAACGCGAATGAAAAACAGAAGTGACGCTATGAAAGAACGTGTAGAAATAATACGTTCTCGTGAAAACGACTCTACAAGATTTATTATCAAAAACAACGGTTCAGAAAATCGAAAAGTAGAAATTATAGCAAGTGAAAAAAGTAATTCTAGCGATAATCCTATTTATATTGTGGATGGAAAAGAAATTACAGAACAAGATGTTAAAAAAATTAAACCCGAAACTATCAAAAAAATTAATGTGTTAAAAGGTAAAAAAGCTATAAAAGAGTACGGCGGAAAAGCTATTAATGGTGTCATAGAAATCACTACCAAACAGTAA
- a CDS encoding glutamine synthetase III, which produces MSTLRFHAIKETFNRKPVEVKEPERRSSIFGKNVFNEAAMRQYLTKTSYNSVMDAIENGKKIERSVADHISTGMKEWAIAKGATHYTHWFQPLTGATAEKHDAFFETIENGQSIEKFGGGQLVQQEPDASSFPHGGIRNTFEARGYTAWDPTSPAFLYGTTLCIPTVFVSYTGEALDYKTPLLRALQSVDQAATAVAKYFDKNVTKVNATLGWEQEYFLIDKALAASRPDISLSGRTLLGHSSPKGQQLDDHYFGSIPLRVLNFMRDLETECMLLGIPVKTRHNEVAPNQFELAPIFEETNLAVDHNSLLMDLMDKIADRHNFKVLFHEKPFAGVNGSGKHNNWSLATNTGVNLLGPGSTPMKNLQFLTFFINTLKAVNDHEELIRASIAGASNDHRLGANEAPPAIISAFIGSQLTDVLDELEKVTDGKLSPQEKTDLKLNVVGKIPEILLDNTDRNRTSPFAFTGNKFELRAVGSTANCANPMTVLNAIVAKQLIDFKEKVDKLIKGKKMKKDDAIFNVLREYIKDSKRIRFEGDGYGEAWEKEAKKRGLSNNKTTPEALKARISKESIALFENLNIMSKVEIEARYEIEMEEYAMRIQIEGRVLGDIARNHVIPTAIRYQNILIKNVRGIKEIYEKDFKKYAAEQLILVEEISEHIEKINKGITNMINERKKANKIEDAEKRATAYCNKVKPYFDEIRYHCDKLELLVDDELWPLTKYRELLFTN; this is translated from the coding sequence ATGTCAACGCTACGATTTCATGCAATTAAAGAAACCTTCAACAGAAAACCTGTAGAAGTTAAAGAACCTGAAAGACGTTCTTCCATATTTGGTAAAAACGTTTTTAACGAGGCAGCTATGCGCCAATACCTTACCAAAACATCTTACAATAGTGTTATGGATGCTATTGAAAATGGTAAAAAGATTGAGCGTAGTGTAGCCGATCACATTTCGACAGGAATGAAAGAATGGGCTATTGCTAAAGGAGCAACCCACTACACTCACTGGTTTCAGCCACTTACCGGAGCAACTGCAGAAAAGCACGATGCTTTTTTTGAAACTATTGAAAACGGACAAAGTATTGAAAAATTTGGTGGCGGACAGCTAGTACAACAAGAGCCCGATGCATCAAGTTTTCCACACGGAGGAATACGAAACACATTTGAAGCTAGAGGTTATACAGCTTGGGATCCTACTTCACCGGCATTTTTATATGGTACAACTTTATGTATACCAACGGTTTTCGTTTCGTACACCGGAGAAGCTTTAGACTATAAAACACCTTTATTAAGAGCATTACAAAGCGTAGATCAAGCCGCAACGGCAGTAGCCAAATATTTTGATAAAAATGTAACCAAGGTAAATGCTACATTGGGTTGGGAGCAAGAATACTTTTTAATTGATAAAGCATTAGCTGCTTCAAGACCAGATATTTCACTTTCAGGGAGAACATTATTAGGTCATTCTTCTCCAAAAGGACAACAACTTGATGATCACTATTTTGGTTCAATACCATTACGTGTTCTTAATTTTATGAGAGACCTAGAGACTGAATGTATGTTATTAGGTATTCCTGTAAAAACAAGACATAATGAAGTTGCACCTAATCAATTTGAATTGGCACCAATTTTTGAAGAAACAAATCTTGCTGTTGACCACAACTCGTTATTGATGGACTTGATGGATAAAATTGCAGACCGTCATAACTTTAAGGTGTTATTTCATGAAAAACCATTTGCAGGTGTAAACGGAAGCGGAAAGCACAATAACTGGTCATTAGCAACAAATACAGGTGTTAATTTATTAGGTCCTGGTAGTACGCCTATGAAAAATTTACAATTCTTAACTTTCTTCATAAACACTTTAAAAGCTGTTAATGATCATGAAGAGTTAATTAGAGCCTCTATAGCAGGAGCAAGTAATGACCACCGTTTAGGCGCAAATGAAGCACCACCTGCTATTATTTCAGCATTTATAGGTTCACAACTTACCGATGTTCTAGATGAATTAGAAAAAGTTACCGATGGCAAACTGTCGCCTCAAGAAAAGACCGACCTAAAATTAAATGTAGTTGGTAAAATACCTGAAATATTATTAGACAACACCGATAGAAACCGAACTTCGCCTTTTGCTTTTACAGGAAATAAGTTTGAATTACGTGCAGTAGGTTCAACAGCAAACTGTGCAAACCCAATGACAGTGCTTAATGCAATAGTAGCAAAGCAACTTATCGACTTTAAAGAAAAAGTAGATAAACTCATTAAAGGTAAAAAAATGAAAAAGGACGATGCTATCTTTAATGTATTAAGAGAGTATATTAAAGACTCAAAACGCATTCGTTTTGAAGGTGATGGCTATGGTGAAGCTTGGGAAAAAGAAGCTAAGAAAAGAGGTTTAAGCAATAACAAAACTACACCAGAAGCTTTAAAAGCTAGAATTTCAAAAGAATCTATTGCATTATTTGAAAACCTAAACATAATGAGTAAAGTTGAAATTGAAGCTCGTTATGAAATTGAAATGGAAGAATATGCAATGCGTATTCAAATAGAAGGAAGAGTATTAGGTGATATTGCAAGAAACCATGTAATTCCTACAGCAATTAGATACCAAAATATATTAATAAAAAATGTACGTGGGATTAAAGAAATTTATGAAAAAGACTTTAAAAAATACGCTGCAGAACAATTAATATTGGTTGAAGAAATTTCTGAACACATTGAGAAAATCAATAAAGGAATTACAAACATGATCAATGAAAGGAAAAAAGCAAATAAGATAGAAGACGCAGAAAAGCGGGCTACAGCTTACTGTAACAAGGTTAAACCTTACTTTGATGAAATACGATATCACTGTGATAAACTTGAGCTTTTAGTAGATGACGAGCTATGGCCACTAACCAAATATAGAGAGTTGTTATTTACTAATTAA
- a CDS encoding curli production assembly/transport component CsgF: MKTFISIIVFLITATCFSQQLVYKPVNPNFGGDPFNYQMLLSSADSQNTFQDPALREDDQSELDAFQESLNRQLLDQISSQLLIEQFGDDVLTPGTSNFGTLELEVYESSDGLVINILDTSNGDQTQIVVPN, from the coding sequence ATGAAAACTTTTATATCAATAATTGTCTTTTTAATAACGGCAACATGTTTTAGTCAGCAACTTGTGTATAAGCCTGTAAACCCCAATTTTGGTGGAGATCCTTTTAACTATCAAATGTTGTTGAGTTCTGCTGATTCTCAAAATACGTTTCAAGACCCTGCTTTACGAGAAGATGATCAATCTGAACTAGATGCGTTTCAAGAAAGTTTAAATAGACAACTATTAGATCAAATTTCAAGTCAATTACTTATAGAGCAATTTGGAGATGATGTTTTAACACCAGGAACCTCAAATTTTGGTACACTAGAACTAGAAGTGTATGAATCATCTGATGGTTTGGTGATAAATATTTTAGACACGAGTAATGGAGACCAAACTCAAATTGTAGTGCCAAATTAA
- a CDS encoding BlaI/MecI/CopY family transcriptional regulator, which yields MERLTNKEEEIMQVLWQLEKAFVKEIVAKLPGKNHYNTVSTIVRNLEDKGFVSYTAYGKTHQYYPIISKEEYTKRFMNLASKKYFNNSYKSMVSFFAKEEKISATELREILELIENKQ from the coding sequence ATGGAACGACTTACAAATAAAGAAGAAGAAATTATGCAAGTGCTTTGGCAACTAGAAAAAGCATTTGTAAAAGAGATTGTAGCAAAGTTACCCGGAAAAAACCACTACAATACGGTATCAACTATTGTACGCAACCTAGAAGATAAGGGGTTTGTTTCTTACACTGCTTATGGAAAAACACATCAATACTATCCCATTATTAGTAAAGAAGAGTACACCAAACGGTTTATGAATTTAGCCTCAAAAAAATACTTTAATAACAGTTATAAAAGTATGGTATCTTTTTTTGCTAAGGAAGAAAAGATTAGTGCTACCGAGTTACGAGAGATTTTAGAACTAATAGAAAACAAACAATAA
- a CDS encoding sulfite exporter TauE/SafE family protein, with amino-acid sequence MDIFEIFGYLGALLIGLVLGLIGGGGSILTVPILVYALSLNPVTATAYSLFVVGGTSLVGAIKNMRKGMVDLRTAIIFAIPAFIAVYLTRAFLIPAIPDQLFEVNGFIVTKNLAIMLFFSVIMLLASVSMIRNKRNDTDQNTTIHYNYPLIIVEGLVVGTITGIVGAGGGFLIIPALVLLAKLPMKKAVATSLLIIAIKSLIGFIGDVQNLNIDWPFLILFTAISVVGIFLGVWLNKFIDGKKLKKAFGWFVLLMGIYIIYKELNM; translated from the coding sequence ATGGACATTTTTGAAATTTTTGGATACCTAGGAGCTCTTTTAATAGGTCTTGTTTTGGGATTAATTGGAGGCGGCGGCTCAATACTTACAGTTCCTATCTTAGTGTACGCTCTTTCGCTTAATCCTGTTACAGCAACAGCCTATTCTTTATTTGTGGTAGGCGGTACATCACTTGTAGGTGCCATCAAGAATATGCGTAAAGGAATGGTTGATTTAAGGACAGCTATTATTTTTGCTATTCCTGCATTTATAGCAGTGTACCTCACCAGAGCTTTTTTAATTCCAGCTATTCCCGATCAACTTTTTGAGGTTAATGGTTTTATTGTTACAAAAAACTTGGCCATTATGCTTTTCTTTTCAGTAATAATGCTTCTGGCTTCGGTATCGATGATACGCAATAAGCGTAATGATACCGATCAAAACACAACCATTCATTATAACTACCCGTTAATCATAGTTGAAGGACTGGTTGTAGGGACAATAACCGGAATTGTAGGAGCGGGCGGCGGATTTTTAATTATACCTGCTCTAGTTTTATTGGCAAAATTACCGATGAAAAAGGCTGTAGCCACTTCCCTATTAATCATTGCAATTAAATCCCTCATAGGTTTTATAGGTGATGTACAGAATTTAAACATTGATTGGCCATTTTTAATACTTTTTACAGCAATTTCAGTAGTTGGAATATTCTTGGGCGTATGGCTCAACAAATTTATTGACGGTAAAAAGCTGAAAAAAGCATTTGGATGGTTTGTATTATTAATGGGGATTTATATAATTTACAAAGAATTAAATATGTAA
- a CDS encoding calcium/sodium antiporter yields the protein MSLLFVFLGLLLLVIGGEFLVRSSVALSFKLRLSKMVIGLTIVSFATSAPELLVSIEAALNGFSDISLGNVIGSNIANIGLVLGVTAFIAPLSIDRDFYKFNWPVMMLLSIALYFLLKSGNELDRLEGAVLLILLGTYLFLLIKRARNQKKSKPVDDGIDDGLSQTSSFKIIIWLLLGGLGLWGGSELLVAGAVDMATALGVTERVIAVSMIAIGTSVPELAASVIAALKKEKAISMGNLIGSNIFNIASVLGITSILQPIAVKSQEVLTNDIFWMLGFAAILVPLAFLPKKFEIGRYKGLFIVIAYAAFISFAFME from the coding sequence ATATCATTGCTTTTTGTTTTTCTAGGATTATTACTGTTGGTTATTGGCGGTGAATTTTTAGTGCGTTCATCTGTAGCGTTGTCGTTTAAACTTCGGTTATCAAAAATGGTTATTGGGTTAACAATTGTATCATTTGCTACTTCTGCTCCTGAATTATTAGTAAGTATTGAAGCTGCGTTAAATGGCTTTAGTGATATTTCATTAGGTAATGTAATAGGTTCAAACATTGCAAATATTGGGTTGGTATTGGGTGTTACAGCTTTTATAGCGCCATTAAGTATTGACCGAGATTTCTACAAGTTTAATTGGCCTGTGATGATGTTGCTTTCTATAGCGCTTTATTTTCTTCTGAAAAGTGGAAATGAGCTCGATAGATTAGAGGGTGCTGTACTTCTTATATTATTAGGTACGTATTTGTTTTTATTAATAAAGCGAGCTCGTAATCAAAAAAAATCAAAACCTGTCGATGACGGTATTGACGATGGATTGTCACAAACATCATCGTTTAAAATAATAATTTGGCTGTTACTTGGCGGATTAGGTTTGTGGGGCGGAAGCGAACTACTAGTGGCTGGCGCTGTAGATATGGCAACAGCTCTTGGTGTAACAGAGCGTGTTATTGCAGTAAGTATGATTGCTATAGGAACAAGTGTTCCAGAGTTAGCAGCATCTGTCATAGCGGCCTTAAAAAAGGAAAAGGCAATTTCTATGGGAAATTTAATAGGATCTAATATTTTTAATATTGCTTCAGTTTTAGGCATTACATCTATATTGCAGCCTATTGCCGTAAAAAGTCAAGAGGTATTAACCAATGATATTTTCTGGATGCTAGGTTTTGCAGCTATTTTAGTTCCGTTGGCTTTTCTTCCGAAGAAATTTGAAATAGGACGCTATAAAGGTTTATTCATTGTGATTGCTTATGCAGCTTTTATAAGTTTTGCCTTCATGGAATAA
- a CDS encoding CsgG/HfaB family protein, giving the protein MINFTKLILIAFAFILTGCGGYFNQPVGPQKARIGEISNQTKRLASLPEPAEPIIVGVYNFKDQTGQYKSIEAGSTFSTAITQGATTILIKALEDSKWFRPIERENLSNLLNERNIIETTRQQYSDPNKEAPKRLNPLLFAGILLEGGVVSYDTNLLTGGAGARYFGVGGSTQYRQDRITVYLRAISTSSGEILKTVYVSKTILSQAVDVGLFRYVNFKRLLEAETGFTKNEPTQIAVQSAVEKAVEMLIIEGVQEKLWSTKEGAEKNKELVENYLSEKEIEESTGLYERAYKERNNEHSINLALGTAYIDGDYSTAEPDFKVEAGYTYNFTPMFGAGYDIQLFRLYSTPQNRYWWLSQNLDFKLRVLPHDRLSPVIYGGPGFMNFVDDSPSKFLQVLDGFFKVKAGLGMQYQLSDRLSLELNGDFNKVFSDKIDNEFQGTRDDYYYNFGFGLSYNFGFGKKNNEPTDNK; this is encoded by the coding sequence ATGATAAATTTTACTAAATTAATTTTAATTGCCTTTGCATTTATTCTTACAGGATGTGGAGGTTATTTTAACCAACCGGTAGGTCCACAAAAAGCTCGTATTGGTGAAATAAGTAATCAAACCAAACGATTAGCATCCCTCCCAGAACCCGCCGAACCTATTATAGTAGGTGTCTATAACTTTAAAGATCAAACAGGTCAATACAAATCTATTGAAGCAGGAAGTACCTTTAGTACAGCTATTACACAAGGTGCAACTACCATACTCATCAAAGCTTTGGAAGACTCAAAGTGGTTTAGACCCATTGAACGAGAAAACTTAAGTAACTTATTAAACGAGCGTAATATAATTGAAACGACTCGGCAACAATATTCAGACCCTAATAAAGAAGCTCCAAAACGTTTAAACCCACTTTTATTCGCAGGGATATTATTAGAAGGAGGAGTAGTTTCATATGACACAAACCTACTTACAGGTGGGGCAGGAGCCAGATACTTTGGTGTTGGTGGTTCTACTCAATACAGACAAGATAGAATTACAGTATACCTTCGAGCTATTTCAACAAGTTCAGGAGAAATATTAAAAACAGTGTATGTGTCAAAAACAATATTATCACAAGCTGTAGATGTAGGTCTTTTTAGATATGTAAATTTTAAGCGTTTACTTGAAGCTGAAACAGGATTTACCAAAAATGAACCCACTCAAATTGCGGTACAATCGGCTGTTGAAAAAGCTGTAGAAATGTTAATTATTGAAGGGGTGCAAGAAAAGCTCTGGTCTACCAAAGAAGGAGCAGAAAAAAACAAAGAACTTGTAGAAAATTATCTTTCAGAAAAAGAAATAGAAGAATCTACCGGTTTGTATGAACGAGCTTATAAAGAGCGAAATAATGAGCATAGTATCAACTTAGCTTTAGGTACTGCTTATATTGATGGTGATTACTCTACCGCCGAACCCGACTTTAAAGTAGAAGCCGGCTATACGTATAATTTTACTCCCATGTTTGGAGCAGGATATGATATTCAACTCTTTAGATTGTATTCCACACCGCAAAATCGATATTGGTGGCTATCTCAAAACTTAGATTTTAAGCTTCGGGTACTTCCACACGATAGGTTGTCACCTGTTATTTATGGAGGACCTGGATTTATGAATTTTGTTGATGACTCACCTTCAAAGTTTCTTCAAGTACTAGATGGGTTTTTTAAAGTGAAAGCCGGATTGGGAATGCAATATCAATTATCTGATCGACTTTCTTTAGAATTGAATGGAGATTTTAATAAGGTTTTTTCAGATAAAATAGATAACGAATTTCAAGGTACACGAGATGACTATTATTATAACTTTGGATTTGGTTTAAGCTATAATTTTGGATTTGGAAAAAAGAACAACGAACCAACCGACAATAAATAA